A portion of the Krasilnikovia cinnamomea genome contains these proteins:
- a CDS encoding nuclear transport factor 2 family protein — MAFTEAAIRSMVADWYRALDQHVELAEALTYLVDDGLEMRFPEGTSRGHEGFAEWYKAVTNRFFDEVHTVTSVDFSELVADRASVKVVVNWQAKIWNPPAAKSEWLGFDAYQTWEVVPGPGGTPQIKTYIVDALKPMPGSASL, encoded by the coding sequence ATGGCATTCACCGAAGCGGCGATCCGGTCCATGGTGGCCGACTGGTACCGGGCGCTCGATCAGCACGTCGAGCTGGCCGAGGCGCTCACCTACCTGGTCGACGACGGCCTGGAGATGCGGTTCCCGGAGGGCACCTCGCGCGGCCACGAAGGATTCGCCGAGTGGTACAAGGCGGTGACCAACCGGTTCTTCGACGAGGTGCACACCGTCACCTCGGTCGACTTCTCCGAGCTGGTCGCGGACCGGGCGTCGGTCAAGGTCGTCGTGAACTGGCAAGCCAAGATCTGGAACCCGCCGGCCGCGAAGAGCGAGTGGCTCGGGTTCGACGCGTACCAGACGTGGGAGGTCGTGCCCGGCCCCGGGGGCACCCCCCAGATCAAGACGTACATCGTCGACGCACTCAAGCCCATGCCGGGCTCGGCGTCGCTGTGA
- a CDS encoding nuclear transport factor 2 family protein, with product MSNTDLVLRMYDLFGKGEMDTIKTEVFHPEITWAMPGHHPLSGTMKGADEVIAFFADLFQAGINVDDVHFGELDNGTVVEKHHGHGISEGVEYLFPTCTTYEIENGRIRAVQVHTADQHGVDRYMWSRFQLKSVADRLLVGA from the coding sequence ATGTCTAACACCGATCTCGTATTGAGGATGTACGACCTCTTCGGCAAGGGCGAGATGGACACCATCAAGACCGAGGTGTTCCACCCGGAGATCACCTGGGCCATGCCCGGTCACCACCCGCTGTCCGGCACGATGAAGGGCGCCGACGAGGTCATCGCGTTCTTCGCCGACCTCTTCCAGGCCGGCATCAACGTCGACGACGTCCACTTCGGCGAGCTCGACAACGGCACCGTGGTGGAGAAGCACCACGGGCACGGCATCTCCGAGGGCGTCGAGTACCTCTTCCCCACCTGCACCACATACGAGATCGAGAACGGCCGGATCCGCGCGGTCCAGGTGCACACCGCCGACCAGCACGGGGTCGACCGCTACATGTGGTCGCGCTTCCAGCTCAAGAGCGTCGCCGACCGTCTGCTCGTGGGGGCC